A stretch of Eleutherodactylus coqui strain aEleCoq1 chromosome 2, aEleCoq1.hap1, whole genome shotgun sequence DNA encodes these proteins:
- the LOC136610706 gene encoding tubulin alpha-1B chain-like, which yields MRECISIHVGQAGVQIGNSCWELYCLEHGIQPDGVLAGDKPRQPSDSSFGTFFSETGSGKHVPRAVFIDLEETVIDETRTGAYKSLFHPEQLIAGREDAANNYARGHYTIGKELIDVVLEKVRKLSDQCSGLQGFLVFHSFGGGTGSGFTSLLMERLSVDYGKKSKLEFSVYPAPRISTAVVEPYNSILTTHTTLEHSDCAFMVDNEAIYDICNRNLDIERPSYTNLNRLIAQIVSSITASLRFDGALNVDLTEFQTNLVPYPRIHFPLVTYSPIISAEKAYHEQLSVPEITNACFEYSNQMVKCDPRRGKYMACCLLYRGDVVPKDVNAAIAAIKTRRSIQFVDWCPTGFKVGINYQPPTAVPGGDLAKVQRAVCMLSNTTAIAEAWARLDHKFDLMYSKRAFVHWYVGEGMEEGEFSEAREDMAALEKDYEEVGTDSGDGGEEEDEEY from the exons ATG AGGGAATGCATATCTATCCATGTAGGCCAGGCCGGTGTTCAGATTGGAAACTCCTGCTGGGAGCTGTATTGCTTGGAACACGGAATCCAACCAGATGGTGTTCTAGCAGGCGACAAGCCAAGACAACCATCAGACTCTTCCTTTGGCACTTTCTTCAGTGAGACTGGATCAGGAAAGCATGTGCCAAGAGCGGTGTTCATTGACTTAGAAGAAACTGTCATAG ATGAGACTAGAACTGGAGCATATAAGAGCTTGTTCCATCCAGAGCAGCTAATTGCAGGAAGAGAAGATGCTGCTAACAACTATGCTCGTGGGCACTACACAATTGGGAAAGAGTTAATAGATGTGGTGCTGGAGAAAGTGCGAAAGCTG TCTGACCAGTGCAGTGGCCTTCAAGGATTTCTGGTATTTCACAGTTTTGGAGGTGGCACAGGCTCTGGTTTTACATCTCTGCTGATGGAACGTCTGTCTGTTGACTACGGAAAGAAATCAAAGCTTGAGTTCTCAGTTTATCCTGCCCCCAGGATCTCTACTGCAGTGGTGGAGCCTTACAACTCTATCCTGACCACCCACACCACACTGGAGCACTCAGATTGTGCCTTCATGGTAGACAATGAGGCAATTTATGATATATGCAACCGCAATCTGGACATTGAGCGTCCTTCTTATACTAACCTTAACAGATTAATTGCCCAAATAGTGTCCTCTATTACAGCCTCCTTAAGGTTTGATGGTGCATTAAATGTTGACTTAACAGAGTTCCAGACCAACTTGGTGCCCTATCCTAGAATACACTTCCCGCTAGTAACCTACTCCCCCATAATATCGGCAGAGAAGGCTTACCACGAACAACTGTCAGTGCCAGAGATTACTAATGCTTGCTTTGAATATTCAAATCAGATGGTTAAATGTGACCCCAGACGTGGTAAATACATGGCTTGCTGTCTATTATACAGAGGAGATGTGGTGCCCAAAGATGTAAATGCTGCAATAGCTGCCATTAAAACCAGGAGGTCAATCCAGTTTGTTGACTGGTGTCCTACTGGCTTTAAAGTGGGAATTAACTACCAGCCTCCCACTGCAGTCCCGGGAGGGGACTTGGCCAAAGTTCAACGTGCCGTCTGTATGCTGAGTAACACGACTGCAATTGCAGAGGCCTGGGCTAGACTGGACCATAAATTTGACCTCATGTATTCAAAGAGGGCTTTTGTACACTGGTATGTAGGAGAGGGCATGGAGGAAGGGGAATTCTCTGAAGCAAGAGAGGATATGGCTGCTCTGGAAAAGGACTATGAAGAAGTGGGAACAGATTCTGGAGATGGTGGAGAGGAAGAGGATGAAGAATACTGA